Proteins co-encoded in one Chrysemys picta bellii isolate R12L10 chromosome 13, ASM1138683v2, whole genome shotgun sequence genomic window:
- the EMC9 gene encoding ER membrane protein complex subunit 9 isoform X1, whose protein sequence is MGEVEVSTQAYAKMCLHAARHPHAAVNGLLLGRRGGPPECLFLTDCVPLFHSNLALSVMLEVALNQVDLWASRSNLLVAGYYQANAGLDDMSPTPLALKMAGRLAELSEGAVLIMLDNRKLTQNPRVPPVVVLEQRDRHWLPKDKNLVMWHDWESSRHICKSLLEAKAHTQLVDFDTHLDDIRRDWTNQHLNTEIARLVSVANGSA, encoded by the exons ATGGGCGAGGTGGAGGTCTCCACCCAGGCCTATGCTAAGATGTGCCTCCACGCCGCCCGGCACCCCCACGCCGCTGTCAATGGGCTGCTCCTGGGGCGCCGGGGGGGCCCCCCCGAGTGTCTGTTCCTCACCGACTGCGTCCCCCTTTTCCACAGCAACTTGGCTCTCAGCGTCATGCTGGAGGTGGCTCTGAACCAg gtTGATCTGTGGGCATCTCGCTCTAACCTGCTGGTGGCTGGGTACTACCAGGCCAATGCCGGGCTGGACGACATGAG ccccacccccctggctcTGAAGATGGCTGGACGCCTGGCTGAGCTCTCTGAGGGTGCTGTATTGATCATG ctGGATAACCGGAAACTGACCCAGAACCCCCGCGTGCCCCCCGTTGTTGTGCTGGAGCAGCGGGATCGGCACTGGCTCCCCAAGGACAAGAACCT AGTCATGTGGCACGACTGGGAATCCTCCCGCCACATTTGCAAGTCCCTGCTGGAGGCTAAAGCTCACACCCAATTGGTCGACTTCGACACCCACCTTGATGACATCAGACGGGACTGGACCAATCAGCACCTCAACACCGAGATCGCCCGGCTGGTGTCTGTCGCCAATGGCAGTGCCTGA
- the EMC9 gene encoding ER membrane protein complex subunit 9 isoform X2 → MGAALGQSAKTAAAPCPCGEGALANQDPEKQSTHSRRDCNLALSVMLEVALNQVDLWASRSNLLVAGYYQANAGLDDMSPTPLALKMAGRLAELSEGAVLIMLDNRKLTQNPRVPPVVVLEQRDRHWLPKDKNLVMWHDWESSRHICKSLLEAKAHTQLVDFDTHLDDIRRDWTNQHLNTEIARLVSVANGSA, encoded by the exons ATGGGGGCAGCACTCGGCCAATCGGCGAAGACAGCAGCGGCCCCATGCCCTTGTGGGGAGGGCGCACTGGCCAATCAGGACCCAGAGAAGCAAAGCACACACTCGAGACGCGATTG CAACTTGGCTCTCAGCGTCATGCTGGAGGTGGCTCTGAACCAg gtTGATCTGTGGGCATCTCGCTCTAACCTGCTGGTGGCTGGGTACTACCAGGCCAATGCCGGGCTGGACGACATGAG ccccacccccctggctcTGAAGATGGCTGGACGCCTGGCTGAGCTCTCTGAGGGTGCTGTATTGATCATG ctGGATAACCGGAAACTGACCCAGAACCCCCGCGTGCCCCCCGTTGTTGTGCTGGAGCAGCGGGATCGGCACTGGCTCCCCAAGGACAAGAACCT AGTCATGTGGCACGACTGGGAATCCTCCCGCCACATTTGCAAGTCCCTGCTGGAGGCTAAAGCTCACACCCAATTGGTCGACTTCGACACCCACCTTGATGACATCAGACGGGACTGGACCAATCAGCACCTCAACACCGAGATCGCCCGGCTGGTGTCTGTCGCCAATGGCAGTGCCTGA
- the PSME2 gene encoding proteasome activator complex subunit 2, with protein MAKACAVKVSGESRRQVELFRESLFKEAEQFLSTFLPQKIFQLDKFLKEDSLNIKDLSTLRAPLDIPIPDPPPKDEDEDSTNMETDKEEKKETPKCGYLKGNEAMVTLLGRVKPEVRELKEKCVLVITWIHHLIPRIEDGNDFGVAIQEKVLERVTAIKTKVEGFQTAISKYFSERGDAVAKASKETHVMDYRTLVHERDEVIYGEIRTMVLDIRGFYAELYHILTQNLEKLTNPKGEEKPSMY; from the exons ATGGCCAAGGCCTGCGCTGTGAAAGTCAGCGGGGAGTCCCGCCGGCAg GTCGAGCTCTTCAGGGAATCTCTCTTCAAGGAG gcTGAGCAATTCCTGTCAACATTTTTACCCCAAAAAATCTTTCAACTGGACAAGTTCCTGAAG GAGGATTCATTGAACATCAAGGATCTCTCGACCCTCCGGGCCCCCCTGGATATCCCCATCCCTGACCCGCCCCCCAAGGATGAGGACGAG gACTCGACTAACATGGAGACGgataaggaggagaaaaaggAGA ctcccaaatGCGGCTACCTGAAGGGCAACGAGGCCATGGTGACGCTGCTGGGCCGGGTCAAGCCGGAGGTGCGGGAGCTGAAGGAGAAATGTGTTTTG GTCATCACCTGGatccatcacctgatccccagaaTTGAGGACGGGAATGATTTTGGGGTGGCCATTCAG gagaAGGTGCTGGAGCGGGTGACGGCCATCAAGACCAAGGTCGAGGGCTTCCAGACAGCTATTTCCAA ATATTTCTCTGAGCGAGGAGATGCCGTGGCGAAGGCTTCGAAGGAGACCCACGTG ATGGATTACCGGACTCTGGTCCATGAGCGGGACGAGGTGATCTATGGGGAGATCCGGACCATGGTGCTGGACATTCGGGGCTTCTAC gcCGAGCTCTATCACATCCTCACCCAGAACCTGGAGAAGCTGACAAACCCCAAGGGCGAGGAGAAGCCGTCCATGTACTGA
- the RNF31 gene encoding E3 ubiquitin-protein ligase RNF31, producing MAQAVPPLGEPQFLQLREELVQALAQSPVDLHPETVQLLVEAPLPPHVKYREIDAQGILRANMQGQPPACLRTISTALNILEKYGRNLLNPLKPRYWRGVKFNNPVFRSTVDAIQGGRDVLRLYGYTEQQPDGLSFAEGLEEPDARRVASVTVDVVLLRAELNMLLSNNHPNPDILQGMLQGGQEVTLIPDSVPVHDTAPPGALPQTGPAPPATCLLCGMEPASLLCPECNQSLCPECDRLFHKHPARAQHRRLSVGELGLGAGPPAQSLSMVPSEPPVVRPALPPKPRLPWRCAACRAPNEARAVLCVGCDRPRGCPTPPNPPPDGDPLRGGWACQTCTFLNPGPTVLCAVCERPRLAGRPGASDPQHPPDGPPMPMQAKGAPGWKCEHCTFWNQLPGRVCEVCNRTSQLGGPPQEEKGPRRPGKPHPLSPEEVERRRQEKLREDGMKLVAMIREAELAGVPPEEVGAALRYSGTELPLPWLRSELPAVLDAVVEQATEQGAGAELGAITQQEARAAWTQSQGDVDEAVSRCLSARRSKVRELAALGFGERGPVLQALYQNGGDLWGALTELQRLQLEPFHRRMWEPAEPEIDFHAPDRQALLRRLLASLALPSWGRAELVLSLVREQEVVENRGRPAALADIVDAVRASPDRDFIKRLLNWECAVCGWAFPRNQMQSLTSCECTICPDCFAQHFTIAVKEKHITDLVCPACDAPDLSDEAELLGYFSTLDIQLRECLDPEIYELFSKKLTERELMRDPKFQWCTHCSFGFIYESEQAAAQCPQCNQSFCVHCKRAWEPQHQGLSCQEFQEWKRTNDPQYQAQGLAVYLQENGIACPKCKFPYALARGGCMHFQCSQCRHHFCSGCYGAFHTKNKCTVPSCPVRQSLHGHHPRDCLFYLRDWDVERLQHLLQDNGVVFNTEPPTGTRPAPGGGCRVMEQKEILARLRDEACGKETPPGYAGLCE from the exons ATGGCGCAGGCGGTCCCCCCCCTCGGGGAGCCCCAGTtcctgcagctgcgggaggagtTGGTGCAGGCGCTGGCCCAGAGCCCGGTGGATCTGCACCCCGAGACTGTCCAGCTGCTGGTCgaggcccccctgcccccacacgtCAAGTACCGGGAGATTGACGCCCAGGGCATCCTCCGTGCCAACATGCAGGGGCAG CCCCCGGCCTGCCTGCGAACCATCTCCACAGCCCTCAACATCCTGGAGAAATACGGGCGCAACCTACTGAACCCCCTGAAACCCCGCTACTGGCGCGGGGTCAAGTTCAACAACCCCGTCTTCCGCAGCACGGTCGACGCCATCCAG GGCGGGCGGGACGTGCTCCGTCTCTACGGCTACACGGAGCAGCAGCCGGACGGGCTGAGTTTTGCCgaggggctggaggagccggACGCCCGGCGCGTGGCCTCCGTCACCGTGGACGTGGTGCTGCTGAGGGCCGAGCTCAACATGCTGCTCTCG AACAATCACCCGAACCCCGATATCCTGCAGGGAAtgctgcagggggggcaggag GTGACCCTCATCCCGGACTCGGTGCCCGTCCATGACACGGCGCCCCCCGGAGCCTTGCCCCAGACGG ggccagcCCCCCCGGCCACCTGCCTGCTGTGTGGGATGGAGCCAgcgtccctgctctgccctgaatGCAACCAGAGTCTCTGCCCCGAATGCGACCGTCTCTTCCACAAACACCCAGCCCGGGCCCAGCACCGGCGCCTGTCCGTGGGGGAACTGGGCTTGGGGGCTGGGCCCCCTGCACAGAG cctgtCCATGGTGCCGTCGGAGCCCCCAGTCGTccgcccggccctgccccccaagccgcGCCTGCCCTGGCGCTGTGCCGCCTGCCGTGCCCCCAACGAGGCACGGGCCGTGCTGTGCGTGGGGTGTGACCGGCCCCGGGGCTGCCCCacgccccccaaccccccacctgaTGGGGACCCCCTCCGGGGGGGCTGGGCCTGCCAGACTTGCACCTTCCTTAACCCTGGCCCCACCGTGCTGTGCGCCGTGTGTGAGCGCCCCCGGCTGGCCGGCCGGCCCGGCGCCTCTGACCCCCAGCATCCCCCGGATGGCCCCCCCATGCCCATGCAG GCCaagggggccccaggctggaagtGTGAACACTGCACCTTCTGGAACCAGCTGCCTGGGCGTGTGTGTGAGGTTTGCAACAGGACCAGCCAGCTTGGGGGCCCCCCCCAGGAAGAGAAGGGACCCCGGCGTCCgggcaagccccaccccctctcacCAGAGGAGGTGGAGCGTCGGCGGCAGGAGAAGCTGCGAGAGGACGGGATGAAGCTGGTGGCCATGATCCGG GAGGCGGAGCTGGCAGGCGTGCCCCCAGAGGAAGTGGGGGCGGCGCTGCGGTACTCAGGAacagagctgcccctgccctggctaCGCTCGGAGCTGCCCGCGGTGCTGGACGCGGTGGTGGAACAGGCCACGGAGCAGGGGGCAGGCGCCGAGCTGGGCGCCATCACCCAGCAGGAGGCTCGCGCCGCCTGGACCCAGAGCCAGGGCGACGTGGACGAGGCCGTGAGCCGCTGCCTGAGCGCCCGGCGCAgcaag GTGCGGGAGCTGGCGGCGCTGGGGTTCGGGGAGCGGGGGCCAGTGCTGCAGGCGCTCTACCAGAACGGGGGCGACCTGTGGGGGGCCCTGACGGAGCTGCAGCGCCTCCAGCTGGAGCCATTCCACCGGCGCATGTGGGAGCCGGCCGAGCCCGAGATCGACTTCCATGCGCCCGACCGGCAG GCACTgctgcggcggctgctggccTCGCTGGcgctgcccagctgggggcgggcGGAACTGGTTCTGTCGCTGGTGCGGGagcaggaggtggtggagaaCCGGGGGAGGCCGGCGGCCTTGGCCGACATCGTAGACGCCGTGCGGGCCTCCCCCGACCGCGACTTCATCAAACGCCTGCTCAACTGGGAGTGCGCTGTGTGCGGCTGGGCGTTTCCCCGCAACCAG ATGCAGTCGCTGACGTCCTGCGAATGCACCATCTGTCCCGATTGCTTCGCCCAGCACTTCACCATCgctgtgaaggagaaacacaTCACGGACCTGGTGTGTCCGGCCTGCGACGCGCCCGACCTGAGCGACGAGGCCGAACTGCTGGGCTACTTCTCCACGCTGGACATCCAG ctccGCGAGTGCCTGGACCCCGAGATCTACGAACTGTTCAGCAAGAAGCTGACGGAGCGTGAGCTCATGCGGGACCCCAAGTTCCAGTGGTGCACCCAC TGCTCGTTCGGGTTCATCTACGAGTCGGAGCAGGCGGCCGCCCAGTGTCCCCAGTGCAACCAGAGCTTCTGCGTCCACTGCAAGCGTGCG TGGGAGCCGCAGCACCAGGGCCTGTCTTGCCAGGAGTTCCAGGAGTGGAAGAGAACCAACGACCCCCAGTACCAGGCACAGGGGCTGGCGGTGTACCTGCAGGAGAATGGAATCG CCTGCCCCAAGTGCAAGTTCCCATACGCGCTGGCCCGGGGAGGCTGCATGCACTTCCAGTGCTCCCAGTGCCGGCACCACTTCTGCAGCGGCTGCTACGGGGCCTTCCACACCAAGAac aaATGCACGGTGCCCTCGTGCCCGGTTCGCCAGTCCCTGCACGGGCACCACCCCCGCGACTGCCTCTTCTACCTGCGTGACTGGGACGTGGAGcggctgcagcacctcctgcag